One Aphidius gifuensis isolate YNYX2018 linkage group LG3, ASM1490517v1, whole genome shotgun sequence DNA window includes the following coding sequences:
- the LOC122853051 gene encoding uncharacterized protein LOC122853051, producing MAQSNDEPANKRRKSDSCDIKSLCHLLNIRSGTLDLPDNQQITLTVGSRSMNIMNITPDDYAYLDSNLDVAYFGQKDKKVTNTEVRKSKHTKTFSINLNIKAILKTINVEGFIDQYKLNYYKTGDFFLAHRDTNRQGLMGTFILLLPSEYVGGELCFGDYNVEENMDKSTLRFIYFNGELEHSVTKVLSGNRLSLIYNIYDLRYHQNNTITPAAINIYFPDEHYQKLLDYTIKYCEGKQNILLGYYKHRNDVFKRLLNALESQYEVIQVSVDRESPISTIKTVFTLREGLDDPFGYGDEIDKYEKDFDDIVQDEYDVRHTLFAEHCNLTSDTVTLSKEDGYTGNSPDYKEYEIEHYTAYLINPDQAI from the exons ATGGCACAATCAAATGATGAACCCgcaa acaaaagaagaaaaagtgACAGCTGTGATATCAAAAGCTTGTGTCACTTGTTGAACATTCGTAGTGGAACACTTGATCTTCCTGATAATCAACAAATCACATTGACTGTTGGTAGCAGAAGCATGAATATCATGAACATAACACCAGATGATTATGCTTACTTGGATTCTAATTTAGACGTTGCCTATTTTGgtcaaaaagataaaaaagtaaCAAACACAGAAGTTCGTAAATCCAAACACACAAAAACATTCTCAATCAACTTGAACATCAAGGCAATACTCAAGACAATCAATGTCGAAGGATTCATTGATcagtataaattaaattactacaAAACTGgtgatttttttcttgcacATCGTGATACAAATCGTCAAGGATTAATgggtacatttattttattattaccatcAGAATATGTTGGTGGTGAATTATGTTTTGGTGATTACAATGTTGAAGAAAATATGGATAAATCAACattaagatttatttattttaatggtGAATTGGAACATTCAGTTACCAAAGTATTGAGTGGTAATCGTTTATCAttgatttacaatatttatgatttacgttatcatcaaaataacaCTATTACACCAGcagcaattaatatttattttcctgatgaacattatcaaaaattattggattacacaattaaatattgtgaaggtaaacaaaatatattgctGGGTTATTATAAACATCGTAATGATGTATTTAAACGTTTACTCAATGCCCTTGAAAGTCAATATGAAGTCATTCAAGTATCAGTTGATCGAGAATCTCCAATAAGTACAATTAAAACTGTTTTTACATTGCGTGAAGGTCTTGATGATCCATTTGGATATGGAGATGAAATCGATAAATACGAAAAAgattttgatgatattgttCAAGACGAGTATGATGTTAGACATACATTATTTGCTGAGCATTGCAATTTAACAAGTGACACAGTAACTTTGTCCAAAGAGGATGGATACACTGGTAATTCACCAGACTACAAAGAGTACGAGATTGAACACTACACAGCTTATTTAATTAATCCAGATCAAGCTATTTAA